One Glycocaulis abyssi DNA window includes the following coding sequences:
- a CDS encoding thymidylate synthase codes for MALAEHHPAPTRPGIEAAYLDLLRDVMANGTPSDDRTGVGTRTVFGRQIRCDLADGFPLLTTKKVHFRSIAIELLWFIKGMTNVKWLQERGVTIWDEWADENGELGPVYGKQWRRWAGPDGREIDQLADLVAQIKANPASRRLVLSAWNPADVPSMALPPCHTLFQFHVANGRLSLQLYQRSADLFLGVPFNIASYALLLAMMAQATGLKPGEFVHTFGDAHIYSNHVEQVERQLARDMRPLPTLKLNPNVTDLFAFEYEDIEIIGYDPHPGISAPVAV; via the coding sequence ATGGCCCTTGCCGAACATCATCCTGCACCCACGCGCCCCGGCATTGAGGCGGCGTATCTCGATCTGCTGCGCGATGTGATGGCCAATGGCACGCCGTCAGACGACCGCACAGGGGTGGGCACGCGAACGGTGTTTGGCCGCCAGATACGCTGTGATCTGGCCGACGGCTTCCCGCTTCTCACCACCAAAAAGGTGCATTTCCGCTCCATCGCCATTGAACTTCTCTGGTTCATCAAGGGGATGACTAATGTGAAATGGCTGCAGGAGCGCGGCGTCACGATCTGGGATGAATGGGCCGACGAAAATGGCGAGCTTGGCCCCGTCTATGGCAAGCAATGGCGGCGCTGGGCTGGCCCTGACGGGCGGGAGATCGATCAGCTGGCAGACCTTGTGGCTCAGATAAAGGCCAATCCGGCCTCGCGCCGCCTCGTTCTGTCGGCTTGGAATCCGGCCGATGTGCCGTCCATGGCGCTGCCGCCCTGCCATACGCTCTTCCAGTTCCACGTCGCGAACGGGCGTCTTTCGCTGCAGCTTTACCAGCGCAGTGCGGATTTGTTCCTCGGCGTGCCGTTCAACATCGCGAGCTATGCGCTGCTGCTGGCCATGATGGCGCAGGCGACGGGGCTGAAGCCCGGCGAGTTCGTCCACACATTTGGCGATGCGCATATCTACTCAAACCATGTCGAGCAGGTGGAGCGCCAGCTGGCGCGCGATATGCGTCCGTTGCCGACGCTGAAGCTCAATCCGAACGTCACCGATCTCTTCGCCTTCGAGTACGAGGATATCGAGATTATCGGCTATGACCCGCATCCGGGCATATCTGCGCCGGTGGCGGTGTAG
- a CDS encoding VOC family protein: protein MIGYVTVGTNDLEKACAFYDAIAKELDTPRMMEFDTFVAWGKPGGAAGIAATKPFDGNTASVGNGVMVALEAKDKEQVHRLYDIALANGGTCEGKPGPRGDNFYAAYFRDPDGNKLNAFIMTGPLG from the coding sequence ATGATCGGATATGTGACTGTCGGCACGAACGACCTGGAAAAGGCGTGTGCCTTCTACGACGCCATCGCGAAGGAGCTCGATACCCCGCGCATGATGGAGTTCGACACCTTCGTGGCCTGGGGCAAGCCCGGCGGAGCCGCCGGCATCGCCGCTACCAAACCGTTTGACGGCAATACGGCCAGCGTCGGCAATGGCGTGATGGTGGCGCTGGAAGCCAAGGACAAGGAGCAGGTTCACCGGCTCTATGACATCGCGCTGGCCAATGGCGGCACATGCGAGGGCAAGCCCGGCCCGCGCGGCGACAATTTCTATGCAGCCTATTTCCGCGATCCTGATGGCAACAAGCTCAACGCCTTCATTATGACCGGCCCGCTCGGCTAG
- a CDS encoding DUF2459 domain-containing protein, translating to MARLYPLAGLLAAFMLALSACTRPAPVAAASADDCHLAAISSNGWHANFYLPADAFPGDGPMRAAFPDARWFAIGWGDEGAYVDGVNPLNSIAAIAWPTRSVVHVAALGRDPREAYLSEYRDVALSGEALATIVDALETELVLDEAGAPGFVAEGLDPRGSAFFAGRSSYHAFQTCNVWTAARLREAGLDTGWTGGHLLPSSLLNRLGRTAPSSCPPSGEETR from the coding sequence ATGGCACGGCTTTACCCCCTGGCAGGTCTGCTGGCGGCCTTCATGCTTGCGCTGTCGGCTTGTACGCGGCCTGCGCCGGTGGCGGCGGCAAGCGCGGATGATTGTCATCTGGCCGCCATCAGTTCCAATGGCTGGCACGCCAATTTCTACCTGCCTGCCGATGCGTTTCCCGGCGACGGGCCGATGCGCGCGGCGTTTCCCGATGCGCGTTGGTTTGCCATTGGCTGGGGCGATGAGGGCGCGTACGTGGACGGCGTGAACCCGCTCAACAGCATTGCCGCCATTGCATGGCCAACGCGCTCTGTCGTGCATGTCGCGGCGCTGGGCCGTGATCCGCGCGAGGCTTATTTGAGCGAATACCGCGATGTGGCCCTGTCCGGCGAGGCGCTGGCCACAATCGTTGACGCACTGGAGACCGAGCTTGTGCTGGACGAAGCGGGCGCGCCAGGCTTCGTGGCCGAAGGGCTAGACCCGCGCGGCAGCGCCTTCTTCGCCGGCCGCTCCAGCTATCACGCTTTCCAGACCTGCAATGTGTGGACGGCTGCGCGCCTGCGCGAGGCGGGTCTTGATACCGGCTGGACAGGCGGGCATTTGCTGCCCTCAAGCCTCTTGAACCGGCTGGGGCGGACAGCGCCGTCAAGCTGTCCGCCCTCCGGGGAGGAAACCCGCTAG
- a CDS encoding cytochrome P450 has protein sequence MPAKGDTGMTDGFQPARVTPLDRPTNLLKTGMMMRDNPLSILPAPLFDKTILTGPYLGRSVHHLSGPAEMRSVLQDNFENWRKSPLIQRMLRPVLGDAILTAHGESWRRQRMTLQPAFLKRRLDPFAPIMAEAAAMVVARLKHPQTPEIMSVMSDATFAVIERVLFSDVEGFDRGEVRLAIEILLEEIGRMRLTDLAPVPEWTPRLMTARAGKARKVFRRAVEGQIARRRAASDAGTDLLGLLLTVRDEETGEGLSDTDIRDSVMTFVAAGHETTGIALTWALYLLANQPEAQARLREEARAVLGEGPASAEHVSQLYFTRQVLEEAMRLYPPAPMVARRAVRATEICGRPVRKGDVALLAFYCLHRHTTLWDDPDRFDPDRWLRDRRPTDRYQFLAFGGGPRACIGMGFAMMEAIIMLATMVRDLAFLPQADARAVELAMQVTLRPAGGLHLNVKPA, from the coding sequence ATGCCAGCCAAGGGTGACACCGGTATGACGGACGGCTTTCAGCCTGCCCGGGTGACGCCGCTCGACCGGCCCACGAATCTTCTCAAAACCGGCATGATGATGCGGGACAATCCGCTCTCCATCCTGCCTGCTCCGCTCTTTGACAAGACGATTCTGACCGGGCCATATCTCGGCCGGTCGGTCCATCATCTGTCCGGTCCGGCGGAGATGAGGTCGGTTCTGCAGGACAATTTCGAGAATTGGCGCAAATCGCCCCTGATCCAGCGCATGCTGCGCCCTGTACTGGGCGACGCCATCCTGACCGCGCACGGGGAAAGCTGGCGGCGTCAGCGCATGACGCTGCAGCCTGCCTTCCTCAAGCGCCGCCTCGATCCGTTTGCGCCCATCATGGCCGAGGCTGCGGCGATGGTTGTTGCCCGGCTAAAACACCCGCAAACGCCTGAAATAATGAGCGTGATGAGCGATGCGACCTTCGCCGTTATCGAGCGCGTCCTGTTTTCTGATGTGGAGGGCTTTGACCGGGGCGAGGTGAGGCTGGCGATCGAGATATTGCTGGAGGAAATCGGGCGCATGCGCCTTACCGATCTTGCGCCGGTGCCTGAGTGGACGCCGCGCCTGATGACCGCGCGCGCAGGCAAGGCGCGCAAGGTTTTCCGGCGGGCGGTGGAGGGCCAGATTGCCCGGCGCCGTGCCGCCTCTGATGCCGGCACCGACCTGCTGGGCCTGCTGTTGACGGTGCGCGATGAGGAGACGGGAGAGGGCCTGTCCGACACCGATATCCGCGATAGCGTGATGACGTTTGTGGCAGCAGGCCACGAAACCACCGGCATCGCCCTGACCTGGGCGCTCTACCTGCTGGCCAACCAGCCTGAAGCGCAGGCCCGCCTGCGCGAAGAGGCGCGCGCCGTGCTGGGCGAGGGGCCTGCATCGGCAGAGCATGTCAGCCAGCTCTATTTCACCCGTCAGGTGCTGGAAGAGGCGATGCGGCTCTATCCGCCCGCGCCCATGGTGGCCCGGCGCGCGGTGCGTGCGACCGAGATATGTGGACGGCCTGTACGCAAGGGCGATGTGGCGCTGCTCGCCTTTTACTGTCTGCACCGGCACACCACGCTCTGGGATGATCCTGACAGGTTTGATCCGGATCGCTGGCTGCGCGACCGGCGGCCCACCGACCGCTACCAGTTCCTGGCTTTTGGCGGCGGACCGCGTGCCTGTATCGGCATGGGGTTTGCGATGATGGAGGCCATTATCATGCTGGCCACAATGGTGCGTGATCTGGCGTTTTTGCCGCAGGCCGATGCGCGCGCGGTCGAGCTAGCCATGCAGGTCACCTTGCGTCCGGCTGGCGGGCTTCATCTGAATGTCAAACCGGCGTGA
- a CDS encoding SspB family protein, with protein MRYDRLAQDALRGVIRQALNKAGSPEGLPGAHHFYISFKTSDPGCDIDPSLAEAYPDEMTVVLEHQFWDLAAEEEYFEVTLKFGGVPKYLKVPYRAVTRFHDPAVGFHLHFDYEAPDAANGAAPSVAASGGGADSEEGTVVSLDAFRKKD; from the coding sequence ATGCGGTATGACCGGCTTGCGCAGGACGCGTTGCGCGGCGTGATCCGTCAGGCGCTCAACAAGGCCGGGAGCCCGGAAGGTCTGCCCGGTGCCCACCATTTCTACATCTCCTTCAAGACCTCTGATCCGGGCTGCGACATCGACCCCAGCCTGGCGGAAGCCTATCCCGACGAGATGACGGTCGTACTGGAACACCAGTTCTGGGATCTGGCGGCGGAAGAAGAATATTTCGAGGTGACGCTGAAATTCGGCGGCGTACCGAAATACCTCAAAGTCCCCTACCGGGCGGTAACGCGCTTCCACGATCCGGCCGTCGGCTTCCACCTGCATTTTGACTATGAGGCGCCCGACGCAGCCAACGGCGCGGCGCCAAGCGTAGCGGCCAGTGGTGGCGGCGCTGACAGCGAAGAAGGCACCGTGGTCAGCCTGGACGCCTTCCGCAAGAAGGACTGA
- a CDS encoding zinc transporter ZntB has protein sequence MAPTDAGTMPSELAPVLCFALDGHGAAAPAELDAMGVPAGDTPKADSKGKGRPPFTWVHLQREDPRTRDWLETESGLDSFLQSALLADDTRPRCTVHGEGAIIILRGVNLMEGAEPEDMVSVRLWVDRSRVIGVWVRPLHAVRDLVSAIERGIAPVSPGELVAKLAQRLADRMEPHVGELHDELDTFEDALLEDDGTVERGALAKVRRRAIRLRRYIGPQRDALTTLSIEDLSWLIDRDRSRVREAADKTTRVLEELEAVRERAALIQDQIVEARGAKMDRYMVLLSALAAIFLPLTLFTGLLGINVEGIPFAEEEWAFAAVTGLIVLVAVILTYVFRKMKLL, from the coding sequence ATGGCCCCCACTGATGCCGGGACTATGCCTTCCGAACTTGCGCCGGTCCTGTGCTTTGCGCTGGACGGGCATGGTGCGGCTGCACCGGCAGAGCTCGATGCGATGGGCGTGCCGGCTGGTGATACGCCGAAGGCTGACAGCAAGGGCAAGGGGCGCCCGCCCTTCACCTGGGTCCATTTGCAACGCGAAGACCCGCGTACACGCGACTGGCTGGAGACAGAGAGTGGGCTGGACAGCTTCCTTCAGTCAGCGCTTCTCGCCGACGATACCCGCCCGCGCTGCACCGTTCACGGGGAAGGGGCCATTATCATCCTGCGCGGGGTAAACCTGATGGAGGGCGCCGAGCCGGAGGACATGGTCTCGGTGCGGCTGTGGGTAGACCGTTCACGGGTGATCGGGGTGTGGGTGCGCCCGCTGCATGCGGTGAGGGACCTTGTCAGTGCGATTGAGCGCGGGATTGCGCCGGTCAGTCCGGGTGAGCTGGTGGCCAAGCTGGCCCAGCGTCTTGCCGATCGGATGGAGCCTCATGTCGGCGAGCTTCACGATGAGCTGGATACGTTCGAGGACGCCCTGCTGGAAGATGATGGCACGGTGGAGCGCGGTGCACTGGCGAAGGTTCGCCGCCGGGCGATCCGCCTGCGCCGCTATATCGGCCCGCAGCGCGATGCGCTGACTACGCTCTCTATCGAAGATTTGAGCTGGCTGATCGACCGGGATCGCTCGCGGGTGCGCGAGGCCGCAGACAAGACGACCCGCGTGCTCGAAGAGCTGGAAGCGGTGCGCGAACGCGCCGCGCTGATCCAGGACCAGATCGTCGAGGCGCGCGGCGCGAAAATGGACCGCTATATGGTGCTGCTGTCGGCGCTGGCGGCGATTTTCCTGCCGCTCACTCTTTTCACTGGTCTGCTCGGCATCAATGTCGAAGGCATCCCGTTCGCCGAGGAGGAATGGGCGTTTGCGGCCGTTACCGGGCTTATCGTGCTGGTGGCTGTGATCCTCACCTATGTCTTCAGGAAGATGAAGCTGCTCTGA
- a CDS encoding RusA family crossover junction endodeoxyribonuclease: MTDQAADGHVLQDEGLEWSGRGKVQVATPTGSLHLRVDALTSQSRRFKTLIGEFFRTEFKRVRPKWGPYEVTIIIERTENSPVHDVDNVAKAVLDALTGVVFHDDSQVERLHVEKVLGERARVRVRAVPLVPEAA, encoded by the coding sequence ATGACGGATCAAGCCGCTGACGGCCATGTGCTGCAGGATGAGGGCCTTGAATGGTCCGGGAGAGGGAAGGTGCAGGTAGCCACGCCAACAGGATCGCTTCATCTGCGGGTTGATGCGCTCACTTCGCAGTCGCGCCGCTTCAAGACGCTGATCGGGGAGTTTTTCCGCACCGAGTTCAAGCGGGTACGCCCCAAATGGGGCCCCTATGAAGTCACCATCATCATCGAGCGTACAGAAAACTCGCCCGTCCACGATGTCGACAATGTCGCCAAGGCGGTGCTCGATGCCCTGACCGGCGTCGTCTTCCATGATGATAGCCAGGTTGAACGCCTGCACGTTGAAAAAGTGCTGGGTGAGCGCGCGCGGGTGCGTGTACGCGCCGTGCCGCTGGTGCCGGAAGCCGCCTGA